A window of Thalassophryne amazonica chromosome 21, fThaAma1.1, whole genome shotgun sequence contains these coding sequences:
- the clu gene encoding clusterin: MFNCANMTTAYLEGESRVCTVPVIRRYKNRQDAASRAASDRPDSQQTLRGFTPCSLLSLEELETMMMMKKDWRFVAVASLLLASVNCILQPTKEELNEISLMGEKYLDKQIESAINGVKEMKSVMQKSSEEHKRFLKDLETTKQQKDEAIKNAQEMEAKLEQREEVCNETTKALWEECKPCLKVTCVKYYSRTCSSGSGLVGRQLEQMLNRTSPFSIWINGEKIDVLNRESQRQNTEFKNLEDRYTYMADGVDSIFSDSMKVADHVPYQGPLSFFSNFLGQHQPFTRSLFYNPFHDFQSLFSPLMDMSRNAFSSIGSMMDTDIDTDMPTDEDGSVNEDVIIAKPFGNSNMTCREIRRNSAGCLKFRNECRKCKEIQYIDCSGKNPLDTPLKKDLEEALALADRFTQHYNKLLKRFEEKMFNTSSILDMFNNQFGWVSTLANRTNTKDGIFSVQTVICKDSEGDGEDTKVSVQLFDNPPMTFSVPGDIPWTDPKFSEVVAQEALDRYKDNSVMVK; encoded by the exons ATGTTTAATTGCGCTAACATGACAACGGCGTATTTGGAAGGTGAATCACGTGTCTGTACCGTCCCCGTTATCCGCCGCTATAAAAACCGACAGGATGCAGCGAGCCGAGCAGCTTCAGACCGTCCGGATTCTCAGCAGACACTCAGAG GTTTCACTCCCTGTTCTCTGCTGAGCCTTGAAGAGTTggagacgatgatgatgatgaaaaaagATTGGAGGTTTGTGGCGGTGGCCTCTCTTCTTCTGGCCTCGGTGAACTGTATCCTCCAACCCACAAAAGAAGAACTGAACG AAATCTCCCTGATGGGAGAGAAGTACCTGGACAAGCAGATCGAGAGCGCCATTAACGGAGTGAAGGAGATGAAGAGCGTGATGCAGAAATCCTCAGAAGAGCACAAGAGGTTTTTAAAGGACCTGGAAACAACTAAGCAGCAGAAAGAT GAGGCCATAAAAAACGCACAGGAGATGGAGGCCAAGCTGGAGCAGCGGGAGGAGGTCTGCAACGAGACCACGAAGGCTCTGTGGGAGGAGTGCAAGCCCTGCCTCAAGGTCACCTGTGTCAAGTACTACTCCAGAACGTGCAGCAGTGGATCTGGATTAGTGGGACGCCAG CTGGAACAGATGCTGAACAGAACATCTCCTTTCTCCATCTGGATCAACGGCGAGAAGATCGACGTACTGAATCGGGAGAGTCAAcgacaaaacacagaatttaagAATCTGGAAGACCGTTACACATACATGGCCGACGGCGTGGACAGCATCTTCTCCGACAGCATGAAG GTGGCAGACCACGTCCCCTATCAGGGTCCGCTGTCCTTCTTCTCCAACTTCTTGGGTCAACATCAGCCGTTCACTCGTTCACTCTTTTACAACCCATTTCACGACTTCCAGAGTTTGTTCTCCCCCCTGATGGACATGAGCAGGAACGCCTTCAGTTCCATTGGCTCCATGATGGACACAGATATAGATACCGACATGCCAACCGACGAGG ACGGCAGTGTGAACGAGGACGTGATCATCGCCAAACCTTTTGGCAACAGTAACATGACCTGCAGAGAGATTCGCCGCAACTCAGCCGGCTGCCTCAAGTTCCGCAATGAGTGCAGGAAGTGCAAAGAGATCCAGTATATCG ATTGCTCCGGGAAGAACCCCCTGGACACCCCCCTGAAGAAAGACCTGGAGGAGGCTCTGGCCCTGGCTGACCGTTTCACACAGCACTACAACAAGCTGCTGAAGAGGTTTGAGGAGAAGATGTTCAACACCTCCAGCATCCTGGACATGTTCAACAATCAGTTTGGCTGGGTGTCTACGCTCGCTAACAGGACCAACACCAAGGACGGCATCTTCAGCGTTCAGACG GTAATTTGTAAGGACAGCGAGGGTGATGGGGAGGACACCAAAGTGTCTGTGCAGCTGTTTGACAACCCACCCATGACCTTCTCCGTGCCCGGGGACATCCCCTGGACTGACCCGAAGTTCTCAGAGGTGGTGGCCCAGGAGGCTTTGGACCGCTACAAGGATAACAGTGT CATGGTCAAGTAA